A window of Mobiluncus massiliensis genomic DNA:
GAGCATGAAACCTACACCGATGATGAGGTTGCATTTCTGGGCCAGCAGGGTGTCCACGTTGGGTTTGAAGTCAGCCGGGGACTTGGATTCCGTCTGTCCGAGCGTCACCCCGAGTTCTTTCTCAGCACGCTGCAAACCAATCATGCCGGACTCGTTAAAGGACTTATCGTCAAAACCGCCTTGATCGGAAACCATGCAAGCCTTGAATTCTTTATCATTACTGGCGCCGCCAGCATTATCAGACCCCGAATCCGGGGCGGCAGCACACCCGGCCAAAGCCAACGCACCGATGGCAGCCAGAGCCGCAGGACTGTATTTACGCACCATAAACCTCCTAGGTTAGCTGATTTGGCTGAATAGAACGCCAAATTCATTGGATAGTACTCTACACACACTCAGGTGTCTTCGGGCGCTTTTCACAGGGGGAATTCATTTCTCGGCCGGGTTTGGCGATATTTCTTAGTGGAAAAATTTTGGCATTCGCCAGGTAATGTCGGCTTCCAGCCCGTAACATGGGTGGAACACTCGTTTAGGAAAGTGAGTACCACATGTATCAAGACTGGCTGGAAAACGACCCCGATTCCCGCGACCGGGAAGCCCTGCAGCTCCTGCTCGACACGGATACTCCCGCGGCAAAAGCTGAACTTGCCGCAGCGTTCGAGTCAGAAATCGCATTCGGCACTGCCGGTCTGCGCGGGGAAATGGGTCCCGGACCAGCCCGGATGAACACGGCGGTGATTCGCCGCGCCACTTGGGGGCTGGCCGCTGCCCTGCGAGCAGCTGTAGGGGATGACTTCCTGGTGGTGATAGGTTTCGACGGTCGGCACCGTTCTGCCGACTTCGCCCGCACGACGGCGGGAGTGATTACGGCAGCCGGTGGAAAAGCCCTATTGATGCCCCATGTTTGCCCCACCCCCCTGCTGGCCTACGCAATGGGGCAGTATCACGCTGATGCCGGGGTGATGGTGACCGCCTCACACAATCCCGCGAAAGACAACGGTTATAAGGTGTACCTGGGAGGGCGGGTCGTCACCGGTTCCGGTTGCCGGGCGCAACTCGTCTCCCCCTGGGATTCGAGGATTTTTGCCCAGATTCAGGCTGCCCCGCCGGCACGTGACGTGCCTTGCGCCGAGACGGGGTGGGATTTCATTGACGAAGATTTGTTTACCCGCTACATTCAGCGCACGGCGGGTCTGGTTAGCGCCGATTCCCCGCGGGATTTGCGGCTGGTGCTGACTTCGATGCACGGGGTCGGGGCTGAAGTTTGCGAAGCCGTGTTAGCTCAGGCCGGATTTAGCGAGGTATTTCCTGTCGCCTCGCAGCGTGAGCCAGACCCGGATTTTCCAACTATTCCGTTCCCCAACCCGGAAGAAGCCGGGGCGCTCGATATGGCTATGGCGTTGGCTCGTGAAAAACACGCGGATTTGATTGTTGCCAATGATCCGGACGCGGACCGTTGCGCGGCGGCGATTCCTGACCCGGACGCACCAGGGGGTTGGCGCCAGTTGAGCGGGGACGAAACGGGGGTTTTGCTGGGATACTACCAATGTCGAGACCGCCAGGGTTCGTCAGCCACAGTGGCTCGTTCTCTCGTCTCGGGGGAACTGTTAGACCGGGTGGCCGCGGCCGCCGGGGTCACCCCGATGGTGTCCCTGACAGGTTTTAAGTGGATTGCCCGCACCCCGGGGCTGATTTTTGGCTATGAGGAAGCCATCGGCAATTGCTGCGATCCCGACAGTGTGCGCGACAAGGACGGTATCAGCGCCACGGTGAAACTGTGCGAAATCGCAGCCGTTTTGAAAGTGCAGGGCCAAACCATTGACGATAAGCTCAACGAAATCTACCTAACTCACGGACTTTATGTCACGACACCGCTAACATTCCGGGTAGCGGACGTGAGCTTGATTAGCGAGGGAATGCGCCGTCTGCGAGCTAGCGGTTTGACGGATTTTGGTGGGGAACCCATCGTGTTCAGCCACGACCTGTCCACCAATTCGATGCCTGATGAGCTGCATACCTCCGTGCCGTCAGGGTGGGATCATCTGCAGGAGTTGCCGCCTACGGACGCGCTGTTCTTTGGGACGGCTTCCGGGTCACGCGTGGTGGTGCGCCCCTCCGGAACCGAGCCAAAGTTAAAGTGCTACCTGCAAGTGGTGGTGCCCGAAGTCACCGCCCAGACCCTTGTGACAGCAAAAGCCCAGGCCCACCAACGTTTGGCGGCCATCAAAACGGATTTGAGCGAAGTTTTAGGGTTTGATGCGCCCTGAGCCGCGTTTTCGCGGGTCGGACAAGGGTGGTTCCACCGGTTTTAACGTTCCCTTAGAGCGTTTCCAGGACTTTGCGGGTCCCCGACAGCCCCAGGCGCGAGGCTCCGGCCTCTACCATCGCGAGGGCTTCGGCTCCCGTGTGGATTCCTCCCGAGGCTTTAACTCCCATCGTGTCTGACACGGTTTGGCGCATCAGCGCTACCGCATGGGTGGATGCCCCGCCAGCGGGGTGGAAACCGGTGGAGGTTTTCACAAAGTCAGCTCCAGCTGCCTGAGCAGCCTGGCAACATTTCACAATTTCCTCATCGGTCAGTGCCGCGGACTCGATAATGACTTTCAACAGTTTCGGGGCGGGCACTTCTTTCTTTACCGCCGCGATATCGGCTTGCACCCGGTCCCACAGTCCGTCCTTCACCCACGACAGGTTGACAACCATGTCAACTTCATCTACACCTGCTGCCACGGCCTCACGAGCCTCGCCAGCCTTCGTAGCTGTCGCATGAGCACCGGAGGGGAAACCGCAAACGACACACAGTTTGAGGGACTCAGGGACCTTGAGGGGCACCTGGCTGGGGGAAACACACACGGAATAAGTTCCTAACTCAACACCTTCTGCCACCAGTGCTTCCACTTGGGCGCGGGTTGCCTCCGGCTTTAACAAAGTGTGATCAACCATCGCCGCTAACTGCTTTTTTTCCATGAATCCTCCAAATGTCTGAAACTGCTTTCCAGCGATTATACGCCAAGACCGCCCCGAACACCCCTGCTGGGACATCGTACGGGTTGAGCTTTTGGTAAAATCGGGACGGGAAGGGGCATCCATGAAACACTTTATTTTCGCGGTAATCTTGCTGTTAAGCGTGGGTCTGCTGGGAGCATGCACCGGTAGTGGAGATGACACGACGGCCACGGGCGTTACGAAAGCCACAGATACGCCTACCAGCACTGCGGACACCCCCGGCGCTTTGCCACCGCTGGTCCAGGTTCGGGGCGAGGTTTATAAAGACACCGGCTACGTCAACAGCGGGATGAAGTGCGGAACTGCTGACGGCACGATTCGTACCAGTGTCGACGTGACAAAAACCCCCAGCGCAGATGATGAATCAAACTTTGGGACGGGATTTGAATATCAAACTTGGGAACCCGGCTACCTGAACGTAAAGAGGGGCGAGCGCTGGATTCTTTTCCAAGACATCGCCATGAATTCGACACTTATGCCCAAAGGTGTCGCCAACTTCCGCGCTGAAGTAAAGGAAAGCACCGCGGATAGGCTCATGGTGCAGGTAACTCAAGTGCCACCGGAATATGCCAGGATTTTTACGAAGGGACAAAAGCAGCCCGAGTTAGACGTGAACAGTCTCAAACCGATTGCTTTGCCGGTCGATAACTTGGATTACACGAAAGACGGGACAACCGTAGATGCCACGGGGCTCACGGGGAAAACCGTCACGGTCTGGTTTGATGGCACCATCAGCGGCACCGAACCTGAAATGTCCTCCCTGGCTCAGCTTGGCCAGGTTTACAAAATTGAAGTCAAATCAGACGCCGATTAGGGCGGGGTTAGGGTTGCATACCGAACTGGGACATAAGTTTGATAAAAGTGTCTTGCCCATCACGGCAAGTCTCCCTTAGGTAGCCTTTTTCGTTTTCCCACTGCGAAAGGCCACGATAGTAAAACAGTTTCTTAGAGTCCTCGATAATGAACGGGACGATTCCGTGACGTAGGCATTCTTTCAGGGCGATGAGACGGCCTACCCGTCCGTTCCCATCCTGGAAAGGGTGTATGAGCTCAAACTGGTAGTGAAACTCGACTATGTCATCGAATTCGACCCTGTTCAGTGACTCGTAACGTGACAGTAACTGTTTCATTTGGCTGGCGACATCTTGGGGTTTGGCAGTCTCGCGCCCGCCCACCATATTGGGGCGTCTTTTGTAGTCCCCAACGACGAACCATTCCAAAGAGGATTCCGTGGTGCCCTGTTTCAGTATGCGATGCAGCTCCTTAATGATTTCTTCGTTCAAGGGTTGTTCTGCCCGGTCGATAACAAAGTCGATGCCGCGAAAATGGTTGGCCGTCTCGATGATGTCGTCCACCGGGAGTCCTGAATCAGCACCAAGCGTGTTTGTCTCAAAAATGAGTCGGGTCTGGTCCTCACTGAGTTGGCTGCCTTCTATATGATTTGAGTTATAGGTCAGACGGACTTGCAGCTCATGGTACAGCCCCCCGGACAGACGGATGTTTTTCTCATCGCGCAAGGTTTGCAGCAGCACATTGTCCGTGCGACTTTGGCACAAGTCCTCCGGGTTGCACTCCAAGAACGCCGCGATTCTGGCCAACACGTGTCCGGCAATCGGTTCACCGCGTCCAATTTTTGCTATCGTCCGGGAAGAAATGCCCAGCTCGTGGGCCAGCCCAGTCTTGGTGAGGCCTTTTGCGTTGAGCCTGCGCATCAGGCCGTCGTAAGAAATCATCAGCACGCACCCCCTCTACCTTTACTTATTATCGTCATTTCCCCCAATAAGTAAAGGTAAATTTAGCGCAAGTAAAGCCAGCCCGCCGCGCCCGCGTTCAGTTTTCCTATTTGTATCCGAGGTAGCCCACGATTCCGAAATCGTCTCCCGAAGAAGTGGCATAGATTCGATGCTGATATTCGATGAAATAAGGGATATCTTTGTATTCCTGGCTCCACAGTTTCACAAATTCTCCATCCCTCCAGGCAAAGGATGTGAGCTTTATTTCCGCATTTTCCTCTTCGTAATTGCAAGTCTCGAGAATGAAACCATTATCGGTACGGTGGACGTCTTGGACATTTCTAAGATCTCCCATCGGCACGGATTTGCCGGTATTGGTATCAAGCAACAGCCCCTTGTTACCCTCCGGGGCTCCGCCACCGCCGCAGAGGAAGTTCCACCCCCAAATGAACTGTTTATCCGCTCCTAAGGCACAGCCGATTGCGGCATCCTCATTGGTCCACAGTTCCTGACCGTTAGCAGGATCCAGACGCGTGGACTTCTTCAATTTGTAGTCGTCTGTAAACTCGTAGGAAATCGCCAATACCACCCGTTCATCGTCTGTAATCGTGAAAAATGCGTTGTCATAAGTCTGGGAAAGCGGCGTGCCTTGTGCGTCCACTATAACCGCATGTTCCACAGAGGTGTCCCCGCCTGTTTCTGTGTAGTACTCAACAGCAAAGTTGCCTTTTGCTAACGGCGTGAACGAATAGGAATCTTCCTCCAGATTCTCAATCGAATCGATGAAAGTCTGTGCCCCTGCAGGTTGCGAGCCATCCTGCAAGTTAAACAGCTGACCCCAGTCTTCACCCTCCCATGTCATCCTGAGCCACCCGGAATCATATTCCCGAACACCGTACCCACAGTCCTTCACCGACTGGCTCCATAGTTTCTTCTCGGTGTGAGCCGCCCCGTCATAGCGGGTAAGCTCGCTGTTCTCGCAGGTCACGAGACTGCCATCCTTCAGTATCTCCATGAAAGAACTGACTTCATCGGAATTCAGTTCTTTCTTGGTAACAACTTTGCCGTCCTTGGCAGAAATCACGGCATAGCGGGTTGTTGTCTCGGAAGAGCAGCTCATCAGTGCCAAGTTGGAGCTCGATTCAGCCTGGTAGGCAAACAAAGCATCATACTCTGAGTCACAATTCAGTGCCTTGATAGCGTCATCACTGCGCCAGACCTCTTTCTGGGACTTGAGACTAAAAGCCCAGACCTCATCTCCGTCCGTAG
This region includes:
- a CDS encoding proline-rich domain-containing protein — protein: MTSEQNPGFPPDGVPNGIPPQTPNGVPPQASGQMPSAYSNQPAALQNQPTAPNGPVYQTPPGYVVANGQLAAAPVTKSRRGLVIGISAVSLVLVLAVVLFILLFTGVLSLPGGSKAAGGSVSASPDDVISGLTQSEKEPELIDMGNDPGKFYAFIGDTLLATDGDEVWAFSLKSQKEVWRSDDAIKALNCDSEYDALFAYQAESSSNLALMSCSSETTTRYAVISAKDGKVVTKKELNSDEVSSFMEILKDGSLVTCENSELTRYDGAAHTEKKLWSQSVKDCGYGVREYDSGWLRMTWEGEDWGQLFNLQDGSQPAGAQTFIDSIENLEEDSYSFTPLAKGNFAVEYYTETGGDTSVEHAVIVDAQGTPLSQTYDNAFFTITDDERVVLAISYEFTDDYKLKKSTRLDPANGQELWTNEDAAIGCALGADKQFIWGWNFLCGGGGAPEGNKGLLLDTNTGKSVPMGDLRNVQDVHRTDNGFILETCNYEEENAEIKLTSFAWRDGEFVKLWSQEYKDIPYFIEYQHRIYATSSGDDFGIVGYLGYK
- the deoC gene encoding deoxyribose-phosphate aldolase, which translates into the protein MEKKQLAAMVDHTLLKPEATRAQVEALVAEGVELGTYSVCVSPSQVPLKVPESLKLCVVCGFPSGAHATATKAGEAREAVAAGVDEVDMVVNLSWVKDGLWDRVQADIAAVKKEVPAPKLLKVIIESAALTDEEIVKCCQAAQAAGADFVKTSTGFHPAGGASTHAVALMRQTVSDTMGVKASGGIHTGAEALAMVEAGASRLGLSGTRKVLETL
- a CDS encoding phospho-sugar mutase, which codes for MYQDWLENDPDSRDREALQLLLDTDTPAAKAELAAAFESEIAFGTAGLRGEMGPGPARMNTAVIRRATWGLAAALRAAVGDDFLVVIGFDGRHRSADFARTTAGVITAAGGKALLMPHVCPTPLLAYAMGQYHADAGVMVTASHNPAKDNGYKVYLGGRVVTGSGCRAQLVSPWDSRIFAQIQAAPPARDVPCAETGWDFIDEDLFTRYIQRTAGLVSADSPRDLRLVLTSMHGVGAEVCEAVLAQAGFSEVFPVASQREPDPDFPTIPFPNPEEAGALDMAMALAREKHADLIVANDPDADRCAAAIPDPDAPGGWRQLSGDETGVLLGYYQCRDRQGSSATVARSLVSGELLDRVAAAAGVTPMVSLTGFKWIARTPGLIFGYEEAIGNCCDPDSVRDKDGISATVKLCEIAAVLKVQGQTIDDKLNEIYLTHGLYVTTPLTFRVADVSLISEGMRRLRASGLTDFGGEPIVFSHDLSTNSMPDELHTSVPSGWDHLQELPPTDALFFGTASGSRVVVRPSGTEPKLKCYLQVVVPEVTAQTLVTAKAQAHQRLAAIKTDLSEVLGFDAP
- a CDS encoding Fic family protein is translated as MISYDGLMRRLNAKGLTKTGLAHELGISSRTIAKIGRGEPIAGHVLARIAAFLECNPEDLCQSRTDNVLLQTLRDEKNIRLSGGLYHELQVRLTYNSNHIEGSQLSEDQTRLIFETNTLGADSGLPVDDIIETANHFRGIDFVIDRAEQPLNEEIIKELHRILKQGTTESSLEWFVVGDYKRRPNMVGGRETAKPQDVASQMKQLLSRYESLNRVEFDDIVEFHYQFELIHPFQDGNGRVGRLIALKECLRHGIVPFIIEDSKKLFYYRGLSQWENEKGYLRETCRDGQDTFIKLMSQFGMQP